Proteins found in one Meiothermus sp. Pnk-1 genomic segment:
- a CDS encoding FAD-binding oxidoreductase — protein sequence MGESAVYTADVLLIGAGIIGAACAYRLGERGLKVRLLEAAPAPAMGSTGKSAAGVRVQFSEPTNILLSWESIREYRQMPQAAYRPIGYLFLVPETEWPQHHKAVELQRSLGVPVEELCLEDAQHIVEFDPKGLAGATLGPADGVVDPHGITMEYLRRARTLGMELHLETELLRAFRQGQVWRVETSRATFEAPYLLNAAGAWAGEVGRRAGLEIPVRPARRMVFTTAPTAWKHSYPLTIDLASGFWFRSEGERLIFGKSNLADVGFATGMDWAWLEPTLEAGLDRFPWLAKTALDRKASWWGYYEVTPDHTPILGRMPGVEGWVNACGFSGHGVQQAAAVGRLMAEEITEGRAATLNIDPLRYERFSNRARATERHIV from the coding sequence ATGGGGGAAAGCGCTGTGTATACGGCCGATGTCTTGCTCATCGGCGCGGGGATTATCGGGGCGGCGTGTGCGTACCGCTTGGGCGAACGGGGGCTGAAGGTACGCCTCCTCGAGGCAGCCCCTGCGCCGGCGATGGGTTCCACCGGTAAGAGTGCGGCGGGGGTACGGGTGCAGTTTTCCGAGCCCACCAACATCCTGCTCTCCTGGGAGAGCATCCGGGAATACCGCCAGATGCCGCAGGCGGCCTATCGGCCTATCGGCTACCTGTTCTTGGTGCCCGAAACCGAATGGCCCCAGCACCATAAAGCGGTGGAGCTGCAGCGCTCGCTCGGGGTTCCGGTGGAGGAGCTATGCCTCGAGGACGCGCAGCATATCGTCGAGTTCGATCCCAAAGGGCTTGCCGGGGCTACCTTGGGCCCGGCCGATGGGGTGGTGGACCCCCACGGCATCACGATGGAATACCTGCGCCGGGCGCGTACGTTAGGGATGGAGCTGCACCTCGAGACCGAGCTTCTCCGGGCATTCCGGCAGGGGCAAGTGTGGAGGGTAGAAACCAGCCGCGCTACGTTTGAAGCTCCATACCTCCTCAACGCCGCCGGGGCCTGGGCGGGCGAGGTGGGGCGGCGGGCTGGGTTGGAGATCCCGGTGCGGCCCGCGCGGCGGATGGTCTTCACCACCGCCCCCACCGCCTGGAAGCACAGCTACCCGCTCACCATCGACCTCGCGAGCGGTTTCTGGTTCCGTTCGGAGGGAGAGCGGCTCATCTTCGGCAAGAGCAACCTGGCCGATGTGGGCTTCGCTACGGGAATGGACTGGGCCTGGCTCGAGCCCACCCTCGAGGCCGGCCTTGACCGCTTTCCCTGGCTGGCCAAAACCGCTTTGGATCGCAAGGCTTCCTGGTGGGGGTATTACGAGGTCACCCCTGACCACACCCCCATCCTGGGCCGGATGCCAGGGGTGGAGGGCTGGGTCAATGCGTGTGGCTTTAGCGGGCATGGGGTTCAGCAGGCCGCCGCGGTGGGTCGCCTGATGGCCGAGGAAATCACCGAGGGCCGCGCCGCTACCCTCAACATAGATCCGCTTCGCTACGAGCGGTTCTCGAACCGGGCTCGAGCTACCGAGCGCCACATCGTCTAA
- a CDS encoding Na/Pi symporter, translated as MLIALGGLAILTLGLKLLSEALSALLGGSARRILTAATANPLRAWLAGVVVGALSLNSSALSLTAIGLAEAGITSFATALVLGLAAKAGATVALQLAATPLSAVALPIVGVGYLLSLWNKARRWGEMLMGLGLLLLGINLMVQNLLPAMDSELFRLVRQSLEASPLGLWGLGFALAALLGSANAVAALALALAGAEALSLSAALALLLGGGAGSGFLLVLTHWSGAPLGRRIAWAHVGWKTLLSGVFLLLMGPFAAFSQGLAGALGLGAGGAVVQAHTLYHLLASLLALPLLRPLEALMGRLIPNTAQAVSPKYLSAEALASRELASSLALREVSRVGDQLAQMLAEAVRILADGQGNAAEVARREEKVDQLTRAVVLYLSELSSRHPGEAPLMLMIAASEIEHMGDQVRRILRMQNKLYQQHLEFSSEGRAELAAAAERTHRRLRLALAALATRNAALADQVVAERQEVERYLLDLRRSHLLRLEHGRVESRATTLAHLDLLIVLEELDQSLTRLAALARDLDAPAQPPLDRSSKI; from the coding sequence GTGCTGATCGCTCTTGGCGGCCTGGCTATCTTGACTTTAGGTCTCAAGCTCCTCTCCGAAGCGCTGTCGGCGCTCTTGGGGGGATCGGCCCGGCGTATTCTTACCGCCGCCACAGCCAACCCGCTGCGGGCCTGGCTGGCCGGGGTCGTGGTAGGGGCGCTTTCGCTCAACAGCTCGGCCCTCTCCCTTACGGCCATCGGTCTGGCCGAAGCCGGGATTACCTCCTTCGCTACCGCGCTGGTGCTGGGACTGGCGGCCAAGGCCGGAGCCACGGTGGCCCTGCAACTCGCCGCTACCCCCTTGAGCGCGGTGGCCTTGCCCATCGTGGGGGTGGGGTACCTGCTCAGCCTGTGGAACAAGGCCCGGCGCTGGGGTGAGATGCTGATGGGGTTGGGGTTGTTGCTGCTAGGGATCAACCTGATGGTGCAAAACCTGCTCCCGGCGATGGACAGCGAACTCTTCCGGCTAGTGCGGCAAAGCCTCGAGGCCAGCCCCCTGGGGCTATGGGGGCTGGGCTTCGCCCTGGCCGCCTTGCTGGGATCGGCTAACGCGGTGGCGGCTTTGGCGCTGGCGCTGGCCGGGGCCGAGGCGCTGTCGCTTTCGGCGGCTTTGGCGCTGCTGCTGGGGGGAGGGGCGGGCTCTGGATTCTTGCTGGTGCTCACCCACTGGAGCGGGGCCCCGCTGGGGCGGCGGATCGCCTGGGCGCACGTGGGCTGGAAGACCTTGCTCTCGGGGGTTTTCTTGTTGCTGATGGGGCCTTTTGCCGCTTTCAGCCAAGGCTTGGCCGGGGCGTTGGGGTTAGGGGCTGGGGGTGCCGTGGTCCAGGCCCACACCCTTTACCATCTGCTGGCTTCGCTGCTGGCGTTGCCCTTGCTGCGCCCCCTCGAGGCCCTGATGGGCCGCCTGATCCCTAACACCGCGCAAGCTGTCTCGCCCAAGTACCTCTCCGCCGAGGCCTTGGCCTCGCGCGAGCTGGCCTCGAGCCTGGCCCTGCGGGAGGTGAGCCGGGTGGGTGACCAACTCGCCCAGATGCTGGCCGAGGCGGTGCGGATCCTGGCGGATGGCCAGGGGAACGCCGCCGAGGTGGCCCGGCGTGAGGAGAAGGTGGACCAGCTAACCCGGGCGGTGGTGCTGTACCTGAGCGAGCTCTCCTCGCGCCATCCGGGGGAAGCCCCGCTGATGCTGATGATCGCCGCCAGTGAGATCGAGCACATGGGCGACCAGGTGCGGCGCATATTGCGGATGCAGAACAAGCTCTACCAGCAGCATCTAGAGTTTTCCAGCGAGGGACGGGCCGAGTTGGCGGCCGCCGCCGAGCGTACCCATCGGCGTTTGCGGCTGGCCCTGGCTGCCCTGGCTACGCGCAACGCAGCTTTGGCAGACCAGGTGGTGGCCGAGCGGCAGGAGGTAGAGCGCTACCTGCTCGATCTGCGCCGCTCCCACCTGCTGCGCCTCGAGCACGGTCGGGTCGAGTCTAGGGCTACCACCCTGGCTCACCTCGATTTGCTGATCGTGTTGGAGGAGCTCGACCAGAGCTTGACCCGCCTTGCTGCCCTAGCCCGCGATCTCGATGCCCCGGCTCAGCCGCCGCTCGATCGCTCCTCGAAGATTTGA
- a CDS encoding GNAT family N-acetyltransferase, with the protein MSLVIRPYTEADYPALLHIQRECFPPPYPEEQLWSLEQIRSHVEHFPEGALCAVLEGQLVGSCTSLIIQWNPGEAAHSWGEVTDWGFIRTHNPRGNTLYGVDIAVRPAYRGRGIARALYQARYELVRRLGLERFLAGGRMPGYHRYQDRLTPEQYAQEVIAGRILDPVITPQLKAGLKPLQVVRDYLPDEESGNCALLLEWRNPDRA; encoded by the coding sequence ATGAGCTTGGTCATCCGTCCCTACACCGAGGCCGATTACCCCGCGCTTTTGCACATCCAGCGCGAATGCTTCCCGCCCCCCTACCCCGAGGAGCAGCTGTGGAGCCTCGAGCAGATCCGCTCGCACGTGGAGCATTTTCCAGAGGGCGCTTTGTGCGCGGTGCTCGAGGGGCAGCTGGTGGGTTCTTGCACCTCCCTCATCATCCAGTGGAACCCTGGCGAAGCAGCCCACTCCTGGGGCGAGGTTACTGACTGGGGCTTTATCCGCACCCATAACCCCAGGGGCAACACCCTCTACGGGGTGGACATCGCAGTCCGGCCTGCCTACCGGGGCCGAGGCATCGCCCGAGCACTTTACCAAGCTCGCTACGAGTTGGTGCGGCGGCTGGGCCTGGAGCGGTTCCTGGCCGGAGGCAGAATGCCCGGCTATCACCGCTACCAAGACCGCCTCACCCCCGAGCAGTACGCCCAAGAGGTGATCGCGGGCCGCATCCTTGACCCGGTGATCACCCCCCAGCTCAAAGCCGGGCTCAAACCGCTTCAGGTGGTGCGGGATTACCTCCCAGACGAAGAGTCGGGGAACTGTGCGCTGCTGCTCGAGTGGCGCAACCCCGACCGCGCGTGA
- a CDS encoding aminotransferase class IV has protein sequence MIRINGQPVGTSLPESFWHGFFVFTTLRLEGGEPLWLPEHLERLRHHAEALGIAFPGFGALEREVEHYREQRSDLLLRLAVAPEGYASSARPFAPPPEPAYTYGVSVHVTSLRVHPDLGRYKSGNYLPYRLARREAEQEGCFEGLLLDVHGHVVDGSRTSPLLWRDGELWVLEGGVEGITRQKVVDHATQMGLPVFLAYIRPQELEGQLLLAGTGIGLLSVGKPLDSVLEALITHFRPSGPSSRG, from the coding sequence ATGATCCGCATCAACGGTCAACCCGTCGGCACCTCGCTCCCCGAGTCCTTCTGGCATGGCTTCTTCGTGTTCACCACGCTGCGCCTGGAGGGTGGCGAGCCGCTGTGGCTACCCGAGCACCTCGAGCGCCTGCGCCACCACGCCGAGGCACTGGGTATCGCTTTTCCGGGCTTCGGGGCGCTCGAGCGGGAGGTCGAGCACTACCGCGAGCAGCGCTCGGACCTGTTGCTGCGGCTGGCGGTGGCTCCCGAAGGGTACGCCTCGAGCGCCCGCCCCTTCGCCCCGCCCCCCGAGCCCGCCTATACCTACGGAGTGAGCGTCCACGTCACCTCGCTGCGGGTCCACCCCGACCTTGGCCGCTACAAGAGTGGCAACTACCTTCCGTACCGCCTCGCCCGGCGCGAGGCCGAGCAGGAGGGCTGCTTCGAGGGCCTGCTGCTCGATGTTCACGGGCATGTGGTCGATGGCAGCCGCACCAGCCCGTTGCTGTGGCGCGATGGGGAGCTGTGGGTGCTAGAGGGCGGGGTGGAGGGCATTACCCGGCAGAAGGTGGTAGATCACGCCACCCAGATGGGCCTTCCGGTGTTCCTGGCCTACATTAGGCCACAGGAACTAGAGGGCCAGCTCCTCCTCGCCGGGACAGGCATCGGCCTCCTGTCCGTAGGCAAGCCATTAGATAGCGTGCTCGAGGCCCTGATCACCCATTTCCGGCCCTCCGGGCCGTCGTCAAGGGGCTAG
- a CDS encoding chorismate-binding protein: protein MQEDAATLYAWARSQGLRPALLESAGVVTPFGRLTLLGVGATRRLEVWEGITYLDGEAVGDALEVFRYLEQGLGARQIPFGTGQTRYAGRQIPFGTGQARYAGGYFPAWIGFFAYEYARHLGLPTHSPMPGLPEAAFYYYPEGYAWLEGQRVQSPSTALAPVLAEPRPLPQVELHGDYPERAFLAGVAEVQERIRAGWVYQVNLSHRFRFAAHGVDPLALYRALRRHNPSPFMGLLEGGPAEKGYAVVSGSPERLFDYRDGVITARPIAGTRPRGRTPEQDEALGAELRASAKERAEHVMLVDLLRNDLARVCEPGSVEVSEAFTLERYSHVMHLVSEVRGRSRAPLREAFASIFPGGTITGAPKESVMRAIAELEPVPRGAYTGSMGYVSGRGCDFNILIRSFSFAGGTGYFSAGAGIVIESDPEREYAETQAKAEALLQALGQGREGQAPALPRRDSVWRPPIPARRLGGRVIFLENHDSFSYNLVDYLRALGAEVRVVDHGEAPDLSWATHLVVGPGPGEPATAGRTLEWTRAALEARLPFLGICLGHQALGVVLGARLERSSRPVHGEAFWLEHRGEGIFAGVPSPARFTRYHSLLLCDLPPVLRLEAWTASGLCMALSHRRRPAWGVQFHPESLLSEYGMVLLGNFLSLNPEP from the coding sequence ATGCAGGAGGATGCCGCCACCCTCTACGCCTGGGCCCGGTCCCAGGGCCTGCGCCCGGCCCTGCTCGAGTCCGCCGGGGTGGTAACCCCCTTCGGGCGGCTGACCCTGCTCGGGGTGGGGGCCACGCGGCGGCTGGAGGTGTGGGAAGGCATCACCTACCTCGACGGGGAGGCGGTGGGGGACGCGCTCGAGGTCTTTCGCTACCTCGAGCAGGGCTTGGGAGCGAGGCAGATTCCCTTCGGGACCGGGCAGACCCGGTACGCCGGGCGGCAGATTCCCTTCGGGACCGGGCAAGCCCGGTACGCCGGTGGGTATTTCCCGGCCTGGATCGGCTTCTTCGCCTACGAGTACGCCCGTCACCTGGGGCTGCCCACCCACTCCCCCATGCCCGGACTGCCCGAGGCGGCGTTCTACTACTACCCCGAGGGGTATGCCTGGCTCGAGGGGCAGCGCGTCCAGAGCCCCTCCACGGCGCTCGCCCCGGTCCTGGCCGAGCCTCGACCGCTGCCGCAAGTCGAGTTGCACGGCGACTACCCCGAGCGGGCCTTTCTGGCGGGCGTCGCGGAGGTGCAAGAGCGCATCCGGGCCGGTTGGGTCTACCAGGTCAACCTCTCCCACCGCTTCCGCTTCGCGGCGCACGGGGTGGACCCCCTGGCCCTGTACCGGGCCCTGCGGCGCCACAATCCCAGCCCCTTCATGGGTCTGCTCGAGGGCGGGCCGGCGGAAAAGGGCTACGCGGTGGTCTCGGGCAGCCCCGAGCGACTGTTTGACTACCGGGATGGCGTCATCACCGCGCGGCCCATCGCCGGGACCCGCCCCAGGGGCCGGACCCCCGAGCAGGACGAGGCCTTGGGGGCCGAACTGCGGGCCAGCGCCAAGGAGCGGGCCGAGCACGTCATGCTCGTGGACCTGTTGCGCAACGATCTGGCGCGGGTATGTGAGCCGGGAAGCGTGGAGGTGAGCGAAGCCTTTACGCTCGAGCGCTACTCCCACGTCATGCACCTGGTCTCCGAGGTGCGGGGCAGGAGCCGGGCCCCCTTGCGCGAGGCCTTCGCCAGCATCTTCCCCGGCGGGACCATCACCGGCGCGCCCAAGGAGAGCGTGATGCGCGCCATCGCCGAGCTCGAGCCGGTGCCGAGGGGGGCCTACACCGGCTCCATGGGCTACGTCTCGGGGCGGGGGTGCGACTTCAACATCCTCATCCGCAGCTTCAGCTTCGCGGGCGGGACGGGCTATTTCTCGGCGGGGGCGGGCATCGTCATCGAGAGCGATCCCGAGCGCGAGTACGCCGAGACCCAGGCCAAGGCCGAAGCCCTACTGCAAGCTTTGGGGCAGGGTCGGGAGGGGCAGGCCCCGGCCCTACCGCGTCGAGACAGCGTTTGGAGGCCGCCGATACCGGCAAGACGCCTGGGAGGCCGGGTGATCTTCCTGGAGAATCACGACTCTTTCAGCTACAACCTCGTGGACTACCTTAGGGCGCTGGGGGCCGAGGTCCGGGTGGTTGACCACGGCGAAGCGCCCGATCTGTCGTGGGCTACCCACCTCGTCGTCGGGCCGGGGCCGGGCGAGCCGGCGACGGCGGGCCGGACCCTCGAGTGGACCCGAGCCGCGCTCGAGGCCCGCCTGCCCTTCCTGGGGATCTGCCTGGGGCACCAGGCCCTGGGGGTGGTGCTGGGGGCACGCCTGGAGCGCTCTTCCCGTCCGGTTCACGGCGAAGCCTTCTGGCTCGAGCACCGCGGCGAGGGGATCTTCGCGGGAGTGCCCAGTCCGGCCCGCTTCACCCGTTACCACTCCCTGCTCCTCTGCGACCTGCCCCCGGTGCTGCGGCTGGAGGCTTGGACCGCCTCCGGGCTGTGCATGGCGCTTTCCCACCGGCGACGCCCAGCTTGGGGCGTGCAGTTCCACCCGGAGAGCCTGCTCTCGGAGTACGGGATGGTGCTGCTGGGCAACTTTCTCTCGCTGAACCCTGAGCCATGA
- a CDS encoding Uma2 family endonuclease: MVNPLPKPLTPEEYLELERHSPVKHELVGGVMYAMAGASRRHNRIVVNVLRLLADLADGKGCRVFASDMKLRLEDAFYYPDVMAVCAPEPANEYYETDPCILVEVVSESTKTIDLREKLWAYRSLSSLQTYLVVDTEAMTIRHFFRDPTGRWQQEDVVGSGEIPLPCLGGSIELLDVYRNVFH; this comes from the coding sequence ATGGTCAACCCCCTCCCCAAGCCGCTCACGCCCGAAGAATACCTCGAGCTCGAGCGCCACAGCCCCGTCAAGCACGAGCTGGTGGGGGGCGTGATGTATGCGATGGCGGGGGCCAGCCGTCGCCACAACCGCATCGTGGTGAACGTCCTGCGCCTGCTGGCCGACCTCGCCGACGGCAAGGGTTGCCGGGTATTCGCCTCCGACATGAAGCTGCGCCTCGAGGACGCCTTCTACTACCCCGACGTGATGGCGGTCTGCGCGCCCGAGCCCGCGAACGAGTACTACGAAACCGACCCCTGCATCCTGGTGGAGGTGGTCTCGGAGAGCACGAAGACCATCGACCTACGGGAGAAGCTATGGGCCTACCGCAGCCTCAGCAGCCTCCAGACCTACCTCGTGGTGGATACCGAGGCCATGACCATCCGCCACTTCTTCCGCGATCCGACCGGGCGCTGGCAGCAGGAGGACGTAGTAGGGAGCGGGGAGATCCCCTTGCCGTGTTTGGGTGGCTCGATTGAGCTGCTGGACGTGTACAGAAACGTCTTCCATTAG
- the metH gene encoding methionine synthase → MASSTSADHACGPGCPHLKGQGWGEEPLTHLGYRREERAETFPYLKALSQRVLVYDGAMGTEIFKYDLQAKDYGGELYNGCPEVLNRTRPDVIARIHKSYLEAGADVIETNTFGAFPHVLVEYGLEAEAEDLAYLGARIARQEADKLSTPEKPRFVAGSLGPGTKLISLGQIGWREMFDSYRTAARGLIEGGVDLLLIETAQDILQVRCAVLAARAAMREVGREVPLQVQVTIESTGTMLVGTDDNAALTALESLPIDVIGMNCATGPDLMDSHIRFFCQNSTRWVSCLPNAGLPRNEGGRVVYDLTPAELVRWQTKFVKEYGLNVVGGCCGTGPEHIRALAEALGGHPQAARPPAQFPAQVASLYQAVPLKQDTGILIVGERTNATGSKKFRELLFAGDFEGMLELAQEQVAEGAHVLDVSVAWTGRDEVRDMREVVKRFATSVQIPLMIDSTQVEVMQEALEHLGGRAILNSVNLEDGLEKFDRIASLARQHGAALVALTIDEDKEAGMAKTPERKVEIALRMYERLTRLHGIPGSSILFDLLTFPITQGDEDTRKLALWTIEGIRRLRELLPEVGFILGVSNVSFGLSPQARVVLNSVFLDECIQAGLTAAILNAGKILPINQIPEEQYRLALDLIYDRRRYNPDGSVAYDPLFAFVDYFAKHKVERSSAADPLAGLSVEERLKRRIIEGRKVGLEADLEAALQAGYTPVSVINEVLLEGMKVVGDLFGAGKMQLPFVLQAAECMKAAVRYLEPKMDRLEGVHKGTMVLATVKGDVHDIGKNLVDIILSNNGYRVVNLGIKKPIEEILAAVEEHRPNAVGMSGLLVKSTVVMKENLEYMRERGYRIPVILGGAALNRHYVEHDLRQTYTTGPVYYASDAFDGLQLMDELCGHAPPRLTSREQSGHKYKTAYEILMEKLKAGSEYVPSNVPPAPRIPRPPFWGRKVVRAEGKRPTRRGGRPLAPGNGLDLGVIAQYVNKNALFRGQWGFRRGEMDKAEYAAKLEREAEPIFRQLLEQAMHEGTLEPAVAYGFWPVASDKNKLIVFDPQSGEELFAFDFPRQMGTAARGGASRHLCIADFFRPRYADPLGDEESWMPRAAWENGARDVLGCQVVTMGRAASQHAAKLFASDRYQDYLYWHGFSVEMAEALAEYWHKRVRQQLGIAQDDATDLQALFQQGYQGSRYSFGYPACPRLEDQKYLQELLQWQEIGVELSEEFQLHPEQSTSAIVVHHPSAKYFNL, encoded by the coding sequence ATGGCTTCTTCTACCTCCGCCGATCACGCCTGTGGCCCGGGCTGCCCTCATCTGAAAGGCCAGGGTTGGGGAGAGGAGCCGCTGACCCATCTGGGTTACCGGCGGGAGGAGCGGGCTGAAACCTTCCCCTACCTAAAAGCCCTTTCCCAGCGGGTGTTGGTCTATGACGGGGCGATGGGCACCGAAATTTTCAAGTATGACCTGCAGGCGAAGGATTATGGCGGCGAGCTCTACAACGGCTGTCCGGAGGTTTTGAACCGTACCCGGCCCGACGTGATCGCCCGCATCCACAAAAGCTACCTCGAGGCCGGCGCCGACGTGATCGAGACCAACACCTTCGGGGCCTTCCCTCACGTGCTGGTGGAGTACGGGCTCGAGGCCGAGGCCGAGGACTTGGCCTACCTGGGGGCCCGCATCGCCCGCCAGGAGGCCGATAAACTCTCCACCCCGGAGAAGCCCCGCTTCGTGGCCGGTTCGCTGGGGCCGGGCACCAAGCTCATCAGCCTGGGGCAGATCGGTTGGCGGGAGATGTTCGATTCCTACCGCACCGCTGCCCGCGGCCTGATCGAGGGCGGGGTAGACCTCCTGCTCATCGAAACCGCCCAGGACATCCTCCAGGTGCGCTGCGCGGTGCTAGCGGCCCGGGCGGCTATGCGCGAGGTGGGCCGGGAAGTGCCTTTGCAGGTGCAGGTCACCATCGAGTCCACCGGGACCATGCTGGTAGGCACCGACGACAACGCCGCCCTGACCGCGCTCGAGTCGCTCCCCATCGACGTCATCGGGATGAACTGCGCCACCGGCCCCGACCTGATGGACTCGCACATCCGCTTCTTCTGCCAGAACTCCACCCGCTGGGTCTCCTGCCTGCCCAACGCCGGCCTGCCGCGCAACGAGGGGGGCCGGGTGGTCTACGACCTCACTCCTGCGGAGCTGGTGCGCTGGCAGACGAAGTTCGTGAAGGAGTACGGCCTCAACGTGGTGGGCGGCTGCTGCGGAACCGGCCCCGAGCACATCCGCGCCCTGGCCGAGGCCCTGGGGGGCCACCCGCAGGCCGCGAGGCCCCCGGCGCAGTTCCCGGCGCAGGTGGCGAGCCTCTACCAGGCGGTGCCGCTCAAGCAGGACACCGGCATCCTCATCGTGGGGGAGCGCACCAACGCCACGGGGAGCAAGAAGTTCCGCGAACTCTTGTTCGCCGGCGACTTCGAGGGGATGCTCGAGCTGGCCCAGGAGCAGGTGGCCGAAGGGGCCCACGTCCTCGACGTCTCGGTGGCCTGGACCGGCCGCGACGAGGTGCGCGACATGCGCGAGGTCGTCAAGCGCTTCGCCACCTCGGTGCAAATCCCCCTCATGATCGACTCCACCCAGGTCGAGGTGATGCAAGAAGCCCTCGAGCACCTGGGAGGCCGGGCCATCCTCAACTCGGTCAACCTCGAGGACGGCCTGGAGAAGTTCGACCGCATAGCCTCCCTCGCCCGCCAGCACGGCGCCGCCCTGGTCGCCCTCACCATCGACGAGGACAAAGAGGCCGGGATGGCCAAGACGCCCGAGCGCAAGGTGGAGATCGCCCTGCGCATGTACGAGCGCCTGACCCGGCTCCACGGCATCCCAGGAAGCTCGATCCTCTTCGACCTGCTCACCTTTCCCATCACCCAGGGCGACGAGGACACCCGCAAGCTGGCCCTCTGGACCATCGAGGGCATCCGCCGCCTGCGCGAGCTGCTGCCCGAGGTAGGCTTCATTTTGGGGGTCTCCAACGTCTCCTTCGGCCTCTCGCCCCAGGCCCGCGTGGTCTTGAACTCGGTCTTCCTCGACGAGTGCATCCAGGCCGGGCTCACCGCGGCCATCCTCAATGCGGGCAAGATCCTGCCCATCAATCAGATCCCCGAGGAGCAGTACCGGCTCGCCCTCGACCTCATCTACGACCGCCGCCGCTATAACCCCGACGGCTCGGTGGCCTACGACCCCCTCTTCGCCTTCGTGGACTACTTCGCCAAGCACAAGGTCGAGCGCTCGTCTGCCGCCGACCCCCTGGCCGGGCTTAGTGTGGAGGAGCGCCTCAAGCGGCGCATCATCGAGGGGCGCAAGGTGGGCCTCGAGGCCGACCTCGAGGCCGCGTTGCAGGCCGGTTACACCCCCGTCTCGGTGATCAACGAGGTGCTCTTGGAGGGCATGAAGGTGGTGGGCGACCTCTTCGGCGCGGGCAAGATGCAGCTCCCCTTCGTGCTCCAGGCCGCCGAATGCATGAAGGCGGCGGTGCGCTACCTCGAGCCCAAGATGGACCGGCTGGAGGGCGTCCACAAGGGCACCATGGTGCTCGCCACCGTCAAGGGCGATGTGCACGACATCGGCAAGAACCTGGTGGACATCATCCTCTCCAACAACGGCTACCGGGTGGTGAACCTGGGCATCAAAAAGCCCATCGAGGAGATCCTGGCCGCCGTGGAGGAGCATCGGCCCAACGCGGTGGGCATGAGCGGCCTCTTGGTCAAGAGCACGGTGGTGATGAAGGAGAACCTCGAGTACATGCGCGAGCGGGGCTACCGCATCCCGGTGATTCTGGGCGGAGCGGCCCTCAACCGCCACTACGTGGAGCACGACCTGCGCCAGACCTACACCACCGGCCCGGTCTACTACGCCTCCGACGCCTTCGACGGCCTGCAACTGATGGACGAGCTCTGCGGCCACGCCCCGCCCAGGCTCACCAGCCGCGAGCAGAGCGGGCACAAGTACAAGACTGCCTATGAGATCCTCATGGAGAAGCTCAAGGCCGGCTCGGAGTACGTCCCCTCCAACGTTCCCCCTGCCCCGCGCATCCCCCGCCCGCCCTTCTGGGGCCGCAAGGTGGTGCGGGCCGAAGGGAAGAGGCCGACTAGGCGGGGGGGCCGGCCCCTGGCTCCGGGCAACGGGCTCGACCTCGGCGTGATCGCCCAGTACGTCAACAAGAATGCCCTCTTCCGCGGCCAGTGGGGCTTCCGCCGGGGCGAGATGGACAAGGCGGAGTACGCGGCGAAGCTCGAGCGCGAGGCCGAGCCCATCTTCCGCCAGCTGCTCGAGCAAGCCATGCACGAGGGGACCTTAGAGCCCGCTGTGGCCTACGGCTTCTGGCCCGTAGCCTCCGACAAGAACAAGCTCATCGTCTTCGACCCCCAAAGCGGAGAAGAGCTCTTCGCCTTCGACTTCCCCCGCCAGATGGGCACCGCCGCGCGCGGCGGTGCTAGCCGCCACCTCTGCATCGCCGACTTCTTCCGCCCCCGCTACGCCGACCCGCTGGGCGACGAGGAAAGCTGGATGCCGCGAGCGGCCTGGGAAAACGGCGCGCGCGACGTGCTGGGCTGCCAAGTGGTGACCATGGGCCGCGCCGCCTCCCAGCACGCCGCCAAGCTCTTCGCCTCCGACCGCTACCAGGACTACCTCTACTGGCACGGCTTCTCGGTGGAGATGGCCGAGGCGTTGGCCGAGTACTGGCACAAGCGCGTGCGTCAGCAACTCGGCATCGCCCAGGACGACGCCACCGACCTGCAAGCTCTGTTCCAGCAGGGCTACCAGGGCAGCCGCTACAGCTTCGGCTATCCGGCCTGCCCAAGGCTAGAGGACCAAAAATACCTGCAAGAGCTCTTGCAGTGGCAGGAGATCGGCGTGGAACTCTCCGAGGAGTTCCAGCTTCACCCCGAGCAATCCACCAGCGCCATCGTGGTCCATCACCCCTCGGCGAAGTACTTCAACCTGTAG